One genomic segment of Candidatus Sericytochromatia bacterium includes these proteins:
- a CDS encoding DUF4127 family protein codes for MTTLAVLPLDDRPVTYDLPARIGAMGGARVLLPPRASLGNLVRTGDRAALGAWLREVAPEADAVIVALDTLAYGGLIPSRRSPDALADLLEATLPLRTLKAERPDLPLYGFSVTMRLSDSNVNEEEKPYWDRYGKLIFRWSFHQHRFKAQNDPQDQAIARAARAAIPDEILADYLATRERNFSFNQTMVKWAGAGFFDALLLTQDDTASFGLNVEEQQHLQQMVNTTLIQDRVLIYPGADEVASVLVARALNRLAGRTPQLAVSWHPLDGKRVQAMYEDRPLWQTLRGQIRAAGAKEVGDPAAAELEIVVNTPATGQGDLALGLNLEAPDTPVRNLEPVLMALSEAEKRPLAFADVAYANGADPRLWSELVSRLDPWQWRAFAAWNTAGNTFGTVVAMACASLLPTADEAARQRLITERIADDWLYQSVIRKDLQAAQREGAAPPALAETLDTALAAAWQAQFAHRPTRFATGLPWQRPFEARTDVT; via the coding sequence ATGACCACGCTGGCGGTCCTGCCGCTCGACGATCGCCCCGTCACCTACGACCTGCCGGCCCGCATCGGGGCCATGGGCGGGGCGCGGGTGCTGCTGCCACCGCGGGCGAGCCTGGGCAACCTGGTGCGCACGGGCGACCGGGCGGCGCTCGGGGCCTGGCTGCGCGAGGTGGCGCCCGAAGCCGATGCCGTGATCGTGGCGCTCGACACCCTGGCCTACGGGGGCCTGATTCCCTCGCGGCGCTCGCCCGACGCGCTGGCCGACCTGCTGGAGGCGACCCTGCCGCTGCGCACGCTCAAGGCCGAGCGCCCCGACCTGCCGCTGTACGGCTTCAGCGTGACGATGCGGCTGTCCGATTCCAACGTCAACGAGGAGGAAAAGCCCTACTGGGATCGCTACGGCAAGCTGATCTTTCGCTGGAGCTTCCACCAGCACCGCTTCAAGGCCCAGAACGATCCGCAGGACCAGGCGATCGCCCGGGCCGCGCGGGCCGCGATCCCGGATGAGATCCTGGCCGACTATCTGGCCACGCGTGAGCGCAATTTCAGCTTCAACCAGACCATGGTCAAGTGGGCCGGGGCCGGTTTCTTCGACGCCCTCTTGCTGACGCAGGACGACACCGCCAGCTTCGGCCTGAACGTCGAGGAGCAGCAGCACCTGCAGCAGATGGTCAACACGACCCTGATTCAGGATCGCGTCCTGATCTACCCGGGAGCGGACGAGGTGGCTTCGGTCCTGGTGGCGCGCGCGCTGAATCGGCTGGCCGGGCGGACCCCGCAGCTGGCCGTCTCCTGGCATCCGCTGGATGGCAAGCGCGTGCAGGCCATGTACGAGGACCGCCCGCTCTGGCAGACGCTGCGCGGTCAGATCCGGGCGGCCGGGGCCAAGGAGGTCGGCGATCCGGCCGCGGCCGAGCTGGAGATCGTGGTGAACACGCCGGCGACCGGCCAGGGCGATCTGGCGCTGGGCTTGAACCTGGAGGCTCCCGACACGCCCGTGCGCAACCTGGAACCTGTGCTCATGGCCCTGTCGGAGGCCGAGAAGCGCCCGCTCGCCTTTGCCGACGTGGCCTACGCCAACGGGGCGGACCCGCGCCTCTGGTCCGAGCTGGTGAGCCGGCTGGACCCCTGGCAGTGGCGGGCCTTCGCCGCCTGGAACACGGCCGGCAACACCTTCGGCACGGTGGTCGCGATGGCCTGCGCGAGCCTGCTGCCCACGGCCGACGAGGCGGCTCGCCAGCGCCTGATCACCGAGCGGATCGCCGATGATTGGCTCTACCAGAGCGTGATCCGCAAGGACCTGCAGGCCGCGCAGCGGGAAGGGGCCGCCCCTCCGGCGCTGGCTGAAACGCTCGATACGGCGCTCGCGGCTGCCTGGCAGGCGCAGTTTGCGCACCGCCCGACCCGCTTTGCCACCGGCTTGCCCTGGCAGCGCCCCTTCGAGGCCCGCACCGACGTGACCTGA